A DNA window from Aminipila luticellarii contains the following coding sequences:
- the rsxA gene encoding electron transport complex subunit RsxA translates to MKEILMIMMSVALVNNFVLAQFLGICPFLGVSKKLDSAVGMGIAVTFVMVLATACTWPIQVFLLDKYNIGYLQTVTFILIIAALVQFLEMFLKKFIPSLHKALGVYLPLITTNCAVLGVTIMNIKSEFNFVESIANSFAAGVGFLLAMVLFSGMRQKMEVADTPKAFQGIPMVLIGASILSLSFMGFSGVVQGIFG, encoded by the coding sequence ATGAAAGAAATTCTTATGATTATGATGTCCGTTGCGCTGGTCAATAACTTTGTGCTGGCTCAATTCCTGGGCATTTGTCCCTTCCTCGGTGTATCTAAAAAATTAGATTCTGCTGTAGGGATGGGAATCGCGGTAACATTTGTCATGGTTCTTGCAACAGCGTGCACGTGGCCGATTCAAGTTTTTTTACTAGATAAATACAACATTGGATATTTACAGACAGTAACGTTCATTCTGATTATTGCAGCTTTGGTACAGTTCTTGGAAATGTTCCTGAAGAAGTTCATCCCTTCTCTTCATAAAGCGTTGGGTGTATATCTTCCTCTTATTACAACAAATTGTGCGGTACTGGGCGTGACGATCATGAATATTAAAAGTGAATTTAATTTTGTGGAATCTATTGCCAACTCCTTTGCAGCCGGTGTCGGATTCCTGCTGGCGATGGTGCTGTTCTCCGGCATGCGGCAGAAGATGGAAGTTGCTGACACGCCAAAAGCGTTCCAGGGAATTCCTATGGTACTTATCGGAGCTTCTATCCTGTCCCTTTCATTCATGGGATTCAGCGGAGTAGTTCAGGGCATATTCGGTTAA
- a CDS encoding RnfABCDGE type electron transport complex subunit B, translating to MMTPVILLVVMGLVAGIVLTIASKVFFVPVDETVSQVREVLPGANCGACGFAGCDDYAAAIGADHSLSPSLCPVGGAETASAVASILGVEAAAVEPQVAFVKCKGNNENTKQIMEYKGLQTCAAAKNFYGGNWACAQGCLGLGDCVSVCQYNAIKVCDGVAVVDREACIGCGMCEKACPNHVITIAGKNKLVYVACKSTEPGAKARKICQVACIACKKCEKACKFDAIAVTDNLARIDFDKCRNCGLCEKECPTQAISNLRVQKKTAAAQ from the coding sequence ATGATGACACCGGTAATATTATTAGTAGTGATGGGTCTGGTCGCAGGCATTGTTCTAACGATTGCGTCAAAAGTATTTTTTGTTCCCGTTGATGAAACCGTATCTCAGGTTCGTGAAGTGCTTCCGGGTGCCAATTGTGGTGCTTGTGGGTTTGCAGGCTGTGATGACTATGCGGCGGCTATTGGTGCGGATCATTCATTAAGTCCGAGCCTATGTCCGGTAGGAGGAGCAGAAACCGCATCGGCGGTTGCGTCAATCCTTGGGGTAGAAGCTGCGGCAGTGGAGCCGCAGGTTGCTTTCGTTAAATGTAAAGGAAATAATGAAAATACGAAACAAATTATGGAGTATAAGGGGTTGCAGACCTGCGCTGCCGCTAAGAATTTCTACGGGGGGAATTGGGCTTGCGCACAGGGCTGTTTGGGGCTTGGCGACTGCGTTTCAGTCTGTCAGTATAACGCCATAAAAGTCTGCGACGGAGTAGCAGTGGTAGATAGAGAAGCCTGCATAGGATGCGGTATGTGCGAAAAGGCGTGTCCTAACCATGTGATTACCATCGCAGGGAAAAATAAGCTTGTATATGTAGCTTGTAAGTCAACCGAGCCTGGTGCGAAAGCAAGAAAAATCTGTCAGGTTGCCTGCATCGCTTGTAAAAAGTGCGAAAAGGCCTGCAAGTTTGACGCCATAGCCGTAACAGATAATCTGGCAAGAATTGATTTTGATAAATGCAGAAACTGCGGACTTTGTGAAAAGGAATGTCCAACTCAGGCTATATCGAACTTGAGAGTTCAGAAAAAGACAGCGGCCGCTCAATAA